TATCATATCCCAGATACTAAGAtataatgagaaattaatttatctttgaCCTGTTCGAGCTTCCAGCACTCCTGCTAGAAAATCCTTGACCTTCTTCCTGTATACTATGCTTAAATTTGCAATCTGGGCCTCTTTCACATTTTCCTTTGTTTaaaaagtcaaaacatacACCCCTAATGGATTGTTCCCTTGCATCTGCATCATGCCGGAAACGGCACTTCTCGCCTCTTGGACAAGACCCTGAAGATACAAATTTAAAGCACAACCCACCACCTTCTCCATCACCATGTTTCTGCCTTTTCTGAGAGACATCATAGCGCCAATACTGTGTATCAGAAACACTGTCACCGGATCTTTTTATGGCTCCATCGCCAGATCCCGTTTCCTCTGCAAATGAATAGGGAGATGAAGTAGTATTTGATGGTTTTGTGCAGAGCTCAGCACTGGACATTTTGGATGCTGGAGTGGGTGAAAGTGCATGAATGAATTTctggaataaaaaatagaaatgataGGTTATGGCATGATTTGAATagattttcaaaaaagaaaatgaagcagCAGAAGATTTTAAATGGAACATACAAAATAGCATGTTCTCCATGCATGCATAAAATCCAGAACCTTTAGTGCTGTTCATAAGaggaacatataaaaattaaacatattctTCATGCATGCAAATTCGAGAACCTGTAGTGCCGCAAGTAGGACCATACATGGCATACAAAGCACGAACTCAAACTTCAGGaatcattgaaaataaaattagaaaaatcacTAAACCTGTTTGTCTTTATTTCCAACTGGAGCAAGAGCTATAAAACGAGTCACATGGACAGCACCAACATTAGCATAGGGCTCACGGTCATAGTAGATACCCATACCGCCTGCAATATGGTAACTATGACAGAAAAACTTCATAAGCAATAAGATTGTAGCATGCTACAGGAAGGCTGAAAAAGGGAAGGCAAAAACAAGAATTCCTATCAACTAGTGTTTCTATTGCTTGGTCAACTAGCAGGAAAAGCATATATAACTTgactaaattttcaaatttctaaaGCAATTTTGGAGATCTCACTTCCAAGGAagtctttttcaaatatacGTTATCCCTAAAACAAGTCTATGACAAGCCTGCCTTAGAGTCTCTATCGATCAGATTCAGATTTGCTATCAGTTACTTTTAGGTCAGACgtattaatgtaatttcccAGATGAGTGAGTTTTGGTCCTTCAAAAGTCttaattgagaatttatttttaggtttCACCTATTCTTTGGAATCTTTTGTCCAGAATGTAGTcttacaattaaatattagtagTTCCATAAATGAGATTCTATTCTTGTTCTATTGCGTTGGGGAAAGTCTTACATTCAAATACCCTTTAACAGAATTGATCAGAAACATTTCGGGGAATGCCAGAATCTGTCATTTTCCCTGCCAAGGGTTAAGTAccttctcctcctcttcttctatTCTCTATCTTTTCTCTTCCCTTCCCTTAATTTCTTCTAGATCTTTCATAGCAACATAGGACAAACTCCATATCAGTTTCAATACTAATAAACACCCCCAAGGTTGGTTGTTCTACATCACTACACATGATTGCAGAAGTAATGCTAAGTCTACTTCtcaaacaccaaaacaaaaaccacTCAAAATGCTTATATGTTTTCTTGTACTCCCTTTCATTTGCATTGAGAATCTTACCATCTTAGATCAAACTGCAAATTCATTTATAgttatatcataattttatggAACAAAAGTTCGCACCCTAGTGAACTAAGAAATCCTCACCGTGGTTTGATTTCTGCTACTAATTCTGATATGGTTGAGTCCCCAATAGATGGATCTGACATTCCAGGAGGAACACCAGATGAAGCAGCTCTATTCGTGACCCCAGTGGGCCACTCGTTAGTGAAATCCAGTCAAGGAAATGAATAAgccataaattgcataaaaacaAGGGAAAATGAGTCTAGGATGgaggagaaagagaagggAGTATTTATTTACAACTTAAAGTTTATAACAAGGATATGTCAAGAATATATCGACAATTCCTTGCTCTTCAGATAATGCCCTCAATGAATCAACATCATCTTCACTGTATGCCCCAAATTGTTGGCTACTTGCAGACCGCTTACCAGATAAGTACGCCACAGACAGCCCTATATATGACCATTTCATATCAGTGTTAGGATATACAATGGTGGATATGCAGGATATCATCTTCCAATGCCCACAGattataatcacaaaataattaaccaGCTTTCAGAAAGACGGTAAAAGC
This Sesamum indicum cultivar Zhongzhi No. 13 linkage group LG5, S_indicum_v1.0, whole genome shotgun sequence DNA region includes the following protein-coding sequences:
- the LOC105161854 gene encoding zinc finger CCCH domain-containing protein 64 isoform X3 — its product is MLFNWMNYLMSGLSVAYLSGKRSASSQQFGAYSEDDVDSLRALSEEQGIVDIFLTNEWPTGVTNRAASSGVPPGMSDPSIGDSTISELVAEIKPRYHIAGGMGIYYDREPYANVGAVHVTRFIALAPVGNKDKQKFIHALSPTPASKMSSAELCTKPSNTTSSPYSFAEETGSGDGAIKRSGDSVSDTQYWRYDVSQKRQKHGDGEGGGLCFKFVSSGSCPRGEKCRFRHDADAREQSIRGVCFDFLNKGKCERGPDCKFKHSIQEEGQGFSSRSAGSSNRSKECWFCLSSPSVESHLITSIGEYCYCALAKGPLVQDHVLIIPIEHLPNTLSLPPECEKDLYRLQSSLQAYFRRQGKEVVFFEWVSKRGTHANLQAVPIPSSRASSVEHIFNLAAKKLGFTFSTVKSDNSLDGRKVLGMHLDRNQNLFYVEVPGGTILSHVVDENEKFPVQFGREVLAGLLNIADKADWRNCQLSKEEETKMADDFKSRFTEYDPNS